GATAGGATTGTGCCTGATGCTTCTTCACTGCGGATGATGGGCCTTTCAACTACGAGAAAGATTGCAGCAAAGAATAAAGTTGTGTTTGGGACAGGAGACTACTGGAGGGCGCCAACTTTGACGGCAAATATGGGATTTTTGAGAGCCATTTCCCAAACTGGTATGTCACTGTTGACCCTTGAACACAGACCCCCGGCATTAACTGGTGATTAAAGAATTGAAGCAAGCAGATGTACTCATGTACATGCTCATCAGCAGACAATTGTTAACATGTCTAATTCACACTTAATCTGAAGCATTTATTGTAATCCTCCCATGGTTGATGACTTTTGTGGTAAGACTATTACCTGACACATTTGCAATGGCTGCTGAGAGAACACTGTTAGTCTGTTACAGATCAACATTCCTTCGCCTTCAAATAAAGTAGGGAGTAGTAGCCATACATGGTTCCACTGATAGAAACCTTAGACTATGTAGTTTGTACACGTGTATATATGTTCAGTATTTAGAGTGACCAACTTCTGATTTAAGTACCCCAGCTGTCTGATCAAAACAGAAAAAACTTCTTATTTAAGTGTATGTGATTCACTTTTTAGATATTGAAAACCAGTATTTCTTACCATAAACCCCAGGTCATTAAATGACTATTGAATTGGCACTTTCTGTTACTTAAAACATAGTAGTAGTTAGTGGGGCTAAGTTTGAAACAGTTTATGTATATTATAAGAATTGAATAGATGAAAAGATACACATGCTTATTACTTGGAATGGTTACAATAAGATCTCATTTAATTGGCTTCTATTATTGACTATGTCAGCTTCAACTTTACAGTTGATGGATAGATATATTAACATATAAAGATGACGAATATTGGTGTCATTAGACTAATAATAGGGTGGTAGTTAgatggttaatttttctttaaATACAAATTTAATGTGAATATGACTTCTTGATATCTAGAAGGAATTCAGGAATTGTAGCCAACCCTAAAGTAATAATGATATCCTATTTAGGGCGTCAGAACAATGGAACTTGATGGTTACCTAATGATCCAGAAAAATAAATGTGATTAACTCAAATTCTAAGTAGTTTCCGCAAGTATGTCATGCTTAATAGTTTTATCAGTTACTCCGAATCGGGAAATCGGGAATGATGTAAGTTTGTGTCACTTATAATACAATTTTTTTCTACAATTTTTCTACAAGTATGTTGTCATATACTTATAAGTTTGCAGTAAGTTTTTATACtacaatttttttctttcaaatagtTTCGTTCTGGGATTTGAAACTTCGTTGTAGAAAGGTCCTTGACCAACTTAACTGTAATCGGAAAATTGAAAGAGTCCCTCTGTTGTCTGAACCAAGATTTGGGTTAACCTGGTAGCCCCAGCTGAAATCTTCGTTTGAAACGAATCTGTTACTTTAGTTTACACCATATATCAACCCAAgcgtttttgttttttcaactACTTCTGCCATGAATAGACATGTTTGAACTTTGAAGTGAATAGGACCAATTTTTATGCCAAAATAGTGTAAAAAATGTCAAAGATTTTATTGTGGAATTCCCTTTGTCTTGTTATAATAACTCCGAAAACCAACGAGTCTTTGCTTCCAGTGCAAATGAACTTTCTTCAAGACTTCATACTTGAATGTCTGACGTCTAGGTGCCTACAAATAAAATGAGGACAAATGTTCTTTTACTAGAGGAGGCTTATTTGAGCTCGATTCCTTCCTACTCGTGGTCTACCTAAATTTCAAACTGAAGATAACAGAGatttttaaataaatttttcttttattaccatgatttttttttttggtttagtaCTGTATGTGTTAGACGAATTCAAAACTTTTAGGTTAAACATGCTGTGCACTTCCTCTGAGAAGAAAGTAACATCTCCGTATGTTATATTTTATTAAAAATAGTATCTAAATAAAATATATGGATATAAATATAATAAAAAGTATACGAAGTAAGTATCTATATGGTGGCCAAACATAATAATCCCCCAtttaattgaaaaaaaataaaatccaagcTTTTAATCTAAACTCGGAGCAAGTATATGGGGAAGGTAGAACTAAAAAGGCCTCAACCTAAATTTACAATCACTTGTTTTGATTCTAATGGAAGCAGCAGCACTTAAATTATCCACAACCAAATCGCACCTAACCATGAACTTAATCTTCCAAAGCTTCAGCTTCCCAAGTTTGATCTTTGCTGGCACTTTAACTCTAAGATTCAATGGAATACTCCCAGTTGTTTGTTGTTCAGTCCTCAACGCCGAGAACAGGGCATTTGCATTTGGTGTTTGTCCCTTTAGCGCCACATCTAAGATAGTAGTGTTCTGATGCCCTTGGTAAAAGTGTGGCAGTCTACCTTCACATAACTTAGTTCCTGTATAGAAAACACTCAGGTTACTACCATCTTCATAATATATACCAATTTTCTTGTTCGGGTTACTCGCGGTAACCCTGACAGCAAACCTTGCAAAGAGACTTGCGTCGGTGTTAAGCTGAAAATCTGTTATTCTTAGACGATCAATGGAATATTTAGGTAGTTTAGGTTGGAAAACCGCGTAGAGAATTCCGCCAGCAGCAGCAATAATGATTATCAGAAGTATAATTAAGCTTATTGTCCAACAAATGCATTTGCAGCAGCAACCTCTCTTCTTCTTAGGAGGTTTCGAATGATAAACTGGAATATTTCTTCGTGGTGCGTATTGCTGTAGTTCTGGATCACCTTTTTCTGATCTAGCTGACCTACTATTAACTAATGGCGCTGTAGGATGTGGTGCTTCCACGTCGGCCACCGGATGAATTTTCTGTTGTTCCGTCATCATCATGATGCCTAGCTAGAAATCCTTCCTACGGTGAGAAAATTGAAAAGATGTTCTTGAAACAACACTGATGTCTGAAAATATGGTGTCTGATGCAAACACAGACACAGGTTTGGTTTATATATATGGGTTTTTGAATGTTTGTTATATAGAGAAACAGATTATGAAAGTTCTTCTGATACAAGCTTCCTTATTTGACTTTTGTTCGGTCCTATACATATATATAAGTTTTTTTCTTGGAGagaaaagtgatgaagaagatgtaaTCGTAGGTCTTAATTTTCTTAcctatcaaaagaaaataaactgagattttaagttttttttttaacaggAGTTGTTTAACTAAAGACTGGTTCTTAATAATGATATTATTACTAAAATTGTTAGTCTCAGCAGATGAGGGAGTAGTTAGTTGTTACCCAGCTCCATTAATGTATCATTAAGCTGTAGTATGTGGCACTCTTCCAGGGGACCCCTTAGCTATTTGATGCATTGAGTGTTTAAGTTGAGTAGTGGTATGGCAACCTAAATTTTGGCATGTACTCTTCTTATCTTCGGATATCTCGTACGTCTTGTCTTGTTTGTTTACGTAGAAATGATGGATGACTTGATAGCTTTTACGTAGGAAAAGATTGAATTGTTGTTTTTGCTTAGAAGGGCCGTACCAAACTATTTAGGGCCCTAGGCAATAACTAAATATGGGggcctaaacttttttttttcacctatcgtttaaaaaaaattataatacctTAAAATTTGCAAATGTATGCAACTACATAAAAGTAGCTGATCCGCTAAAAATTGACCTTCCTCGCTTCCTCGATGTAAAATTATACGGAAAATGCGTCATTTGTCTAAAAAATTTTAaatcatggttcaaatggacgagtaaaaattagtataggTGAAATGGACtaaaaaaaatagcgaggatgaaaatggattcatcgcggcttaaatttaaaaaataacaaggatgaaactggatgcatcttgatataaattaaaaataaaaaaaatatttgaaaatggctaggatgactatttttatatttttgtccatttgaacaatatctttttaatttctgtccatttaaacagtatcaaaatgtgcaagtccttttcacccaggaattgttgattttggtctttttaaccaattttatgaaaattataatACTGTAAAATTTGCAAATGAAAACAACTACATAAAAATAGCTAATACGCTAAAAAATGACCTACCTCGCAATTGAATAAAATTACTAATGTTTAGTGATAATCTTAAAAAATCAATACCCATATCAACGGTGTCATGCAGATTTTAAACattaattagaaaaaaaaaatgaataatagTATTAAACTACTAATTGTTAATCAACTTACCAGAGAGAACGACGACAGTCGAGAGAAGAGACGAAACAATTCTGTAAAGTAATGGCCGAAATGTGATTTAGTCGATTAGGATTTTTTACTTATTGAAACTTGGATACTAGATGTGGCCAAAGATAAAGGCTTTTATTTGTTGGGCTTCTAAACAAAACTGTAAGTCCATTaatattcttttccttttttttttcgtaGTTTGACCGGCCATTCACAGTACCATATATATACCGGGGGAAAAAAAT
The nucleotide sequence above comes from Papaver somniferum cultivar HN1 chromosome 8, ASM357369v1, whole genome shotgun sequence. Encoded proteins:
- the LOC113303474 gene encoding NDR1/HIN1-like protein 6; translation: MMMTEQQKIHPVADVEAPHPTAPLVNSRSARSEKGDPELQQYAPRRNIPVYHSKPPKKKRGCCCKCICWTISLIILLIIIIAAAGGILYAVFQPKLPKYSIDRLRITDFQLNTDASLFARFAVRVTASNPNKKIGIYYEDGSNLSVFYTGTKLCEGRLPHFYQGHQNTTILDVALKGQTPNANALFSALRTEQQTTGSIPLNLRVKVPAKIKLGKLKLWKIKFMVRCDLVVDNLSAAASIRIKTSDCKFRLRPF